The Acidobacteriota bacterium genome segment GGAATTGGAAGAAATTCGAGCGGTTCGGCGCCTGCCTGGGCGCCTTCATCCGGCAGAGTAATCGCTTGCTTTTCCTCGACAGCTCCGTGCTCATTGACGCGCTCACCGGGCCGCGAACTGGCTGGCATCGGCTTGCTGCCCTCGTCGATCGCGGCGAGCGGATTGCCATCAGCGCATTGGTGCTCTACGAGTGGCTCCGGCGCGAACGGACTCAGGTCGAACTGGAGACGTTTCACACCCTCGTGCCGGAAGCGCGCATCGTTCCCTTTGAGCACATTCAGGCAGCTCTAAGCGCGAATTATTACCGCTCGCTGCCGCGCGGCCGCGCCCGCTCTCTGGATTTTGGCATTGCCGCTTGCGCGGTGATTCACGATCTGCCGCTGTGGACCTACAAT includes the following:
- a CDS encoding type II toxin-antitoxin system VapC family toxin; protein product: MGAFIRQSNRLLFLDSSVLIDALTGPRTGWHRLAALVDRGERIAISALVLYEWLRRERTQVELETFHTLVPEARIVPFEHIQAALSANYYRSLPRGRARSLDFGIAACAVIHDLPLWTYNRADFADIPGLRLFAPAL